The following are from one region of the Mangifera indica cultivar Alphonso chromosome 14, CATAS_Mindica_2.1, whole genome shotgun sequence genome:
- the LOC123196864 gene encoding 2-alkenal reductase (NADP(+)-dependent)-like: MASGGEVVSNKQVLFKNFVEGFPKESDMVVKTSSISLKVEGSNAVVVKNLYLSCDPRMRFRINSNYPHYVSFKPGSPLEGFGVAKVVDSGHPEFKKGDLVWGTVGWEEYSLIKNPGESLFKIQHTDVPLSYYTGILGMPGLTAWAGFYEVCAPKKGEYVYISAASGAVGQLVGQFAKSMGCYVVGSAGSKEKVEILKNKLGFDDAFNYKEEHDLDAALKRHFPEGIDIYFENVGGKMLDAVLLNMRLHGRIVVCGMISQYNVNQPESVHNLMNIAYKRVHMMGLIVFDYFTQYSEFLEAVLPLIREGKIVYLEDIAEGLENAPTALVGLFSGRNVGKQVVVVARE, translated from the exons ATGGCAAGTGGTGGTGAAGTTGTAAGCAACAAGCAAGTCCTATTCAAGAACTTCGTTGAAGGGTTTCCAAAAGAATCAGACATGGTGGTGAAAACTAGTTCCATATCATTGAAAGTGGAAGGTTCAAATGCTGTTGTTGTCAAGAATCTTTACTTGTCTTGTGACCCTCGGATGAGATTCAGAATAAACAGTAACTATCCTCACTACGTGTCTTTCAAGCCTGGTTCT CCACTGGAAGGGTTTGGAGTGGCTAAAGTTGTGGACTCAGGGCATCCAGAATTTAAGAAAGGGGACCTGGTTTGGGGAACTGTTGGATGGGAAGAATACAGTTTGATTAAGAATCCTGGAGAAAGCCTCTTCAAAATCCAGCACACTGATGTTCCCTTGTCCTACTATACTGGAATTCTCG GTATGCCTGGCCTTACTGCTTGGGCAGGCTTCTATGAAGTTTGTGCTCCTAAGAAAGGAGAATATGTCTACATATCAGCGGCATCAGGTGCAGTTGGTCAGCTTGTTGGGCAATTTGCAAAATCAATGGGTTGCTATGTTGTTGGAAGTGCTGGAAGTAAAGAAAAG GTTGAAATTTTGAAGAACAAGTTGGGATTTGATGATGCATTCAACTATAAAGAGGAGCATGACTTGGATGCAGCTTTGAAAAG GCACTTTCCTGAGGGGATTGACATTTACTTCGAAAATGTTGGGGGAAAAATGTTGGATGCAGTGCTTCTGAACATGAGACTTCATGGTCGAATTGTAGTTTGTGGAATGATCTCACAGTACAATGTGAATCAACCCGAAAGTGTACATAATTTGATGAACATTGCTTATAAGAGGGTTCATATGATGGGACTCATAGTCTTTGATTACTTTACTCAGTATTCCGAGTTTCTGGAGGCTGTGCTGCCTTTGATCCGAGAAGGGAAGATTGTTTATCTTGAAGACATTGCAGAAGGTCTTGAAAATGCTCCTACAGCTCTTGTAGGCCTATTCAGTGGACGCAATGTTGGAAAACAAGTAGTTGTAGTTGCTCGGGAATGA
- the LOC123196660 gene encoding 2-alkenal reductase (NADP(+)-dependent)-like, with translation MASGGEVVSNKQVLFKNFVEGFPKESDMVVKTSSISLKVEGSNAVVVKNLYLSCDPRMRFRMNSKYPHYVSFKPGSPLEGFGVAKVVDSGHPEFKKGDLVWGTVGWEEYSLIKNPGESLFKIQHTDVPLSYYTGILGMPGLTAWAGFYEVCAPKKGEYVYISAASGAVGQLVGQFAKLMGCYVVGSAGSKEKVEILKNKLGFDDAFNYKEEHDLDAALKRHFPEGIDIYFENVGGKMLDAVLLNMRLHGRIVVCGMISQYNVNQPEGVHNLMNIAYKRVHMMGLIVFDYFPQYSEFLEAVLPLIREGKIVYLEDIAEGLENAPAALVGLFSGRNVGKQVVVVARE, from the exons ATGGCAAGTGGTGGTGAAGTTGTAAGCAACAAGCAAGTCCTATTCAAGAACTTCGTTGAAGGGTTTCCAAAAGAATCAGACATGGTGGTGAAAACTAGTTCCATATCATTGAAAGTGGAAGGTTCAAATGCTGTTGTTGTCAAGAATCTTTACTTGTCTTGTGACCCTCGGATGAGATTCAGAATGAACAGTAAATATCCTCACTACGTGTCTTTCAAGCCTGGTTCT CCACTGGAAGGGTTTGGAGTGGCTAAAGTTGTGGACTCAGGGCATCCAGAATTTAAGAAAGGGGACCTGGTTTGGGGAACTGTTGGATGGGAAGAATACAGTTTGATTAAGAATCCTGGAGAAAGCCTCTTCAAAATCCAGCACACTGATGTTCCCTTGTCCTACTATACTGGAATTCTCG GTATGCCTGGCCTTACTGCTTGGGCAGGCTTCTATGAAGTTTGTGCTCCTAAGAAAGGAGAATATGTCTACATATCAGCGGCATCAGGTGCAGTTGGTCAGCTTGTTGGGCAATTTGCAAAATTAATGGGTTGCTATGTTGTTGGAAGTGCTGGAAGTAAAGAAAAG GTTGAAATTTTGAAGAACAAGTTGGGATTTGATGATGCATTCAACTATAAAGAGGAGCATGACTTGGATGCAGCTTTGAAAAG GCACTTTCCTGAGGGGATTGACATTTACTTCGAAAATGTTGGGGGAAAAATGTTGGATGCAGTGCTTCTGAACATGAGACTTCATGGTCGAATTGTAGTTTGTGGAATGATCTCACAATACAATGTGAATCAACCCGAAGGTGTACATAATTTGATGAACATTGCTTATAAGAGGGTTCATATGATGGGACTCATAGTCTTTGATTACTTTCCTCAGTATTCCGAGTTTCTGGAGGCTGTGCTGCCTTTGATCCGAGAAGGGAAGATTGTTTATCTTGAAGACATTGCAGAAGGTCTTGAAAATGCTCCTGCTGCTCTTGTAGGCCTATTCAGTGGACGCAATGTTGGAAAACAAGTAGTTGTAGTTGCTCGGGAATGA
- the LOC123196659 gene encoding 2-alkenal reductase (NADP(+)-dependent)-like — MASDGEVISNKQVLFKNFVEGFPKESDMEVKTSSISLKVEEGSNAIVVKNLYLSCDPYMRNRMTHSDQETDDPEFLPFTPGSPLEGFGVAKVLDSGHPNYKKGDLVWGMIKWEEYSLIKNPQFFKIHHADVPLSHYTGILGMPGITAWAGFYEVCSPKKGEKVYISAASGAVGQLVGQFAKLMGCYVVGSAGSKEKVELLKNKFGFDDAFNYKEEHDLDAALKRCFPEGIDIYFENVGGKMLDAVLLNMRLRGRIAACGMISQYNLGQPEGVHNLFNIVVKRIRMEGLMAFDYFPQYAKFLDVVLPFIREKKVVYVEDIAEGLESAPAALVGLFSGRNVGKQVVAVAKE, encoded by the exons ATGGCGAGTGATGGTGAAGTGATAAGCAACAAGCAAGTGTTATTCAAGAACTTTGTTGAAGGGTTTCCAAAAGAATCAGACATGGAGGTGAAAACTAGTTCGATATCGTTGAAAGTAGAAGAAGGTTCAAATGCAATTGTTGTTAAGAATCTTTATTTGTCTTGCGATCCTTACATGAGGAACCGCATGACGCACAGTGATCAAGAAACTGATGATCCTGAGTTCCTTCCCTTCACTCCTGGTTCT CCATTGGAAGGATTTGGAGTGGCTAAAGTTCTGGATTCAGGGCATCCAAATTACAAGAAAGGAGACTTAGTTTGGGGAATGATAAAATGGGAAGAATACAGTCTCATCAAGAACCCTCAGTTCTTCAAAATCCATCATGCTGATGTTCCCTTGTCCCACTACACAGGAATTCTTG GTATGCCTGGCATCACAGCTTGGGCTGGCTTCTATGAAGTTTGCTCTCCCAAGAAGGGAGAAAAAGTATACATATCAGCAGCATCAGGTGCTGTTGGTCAGCTTGTAGGGCAATTTGCCAAGTTAATGGGCTGTTATGTTGTTGGAAGTGCTGGAAGTAAAGAAAAA GTTGAATTATTGAAGAACAAGTTTGGTTTTGATGATGCTTTCAATTATAAAGAGGAACATGACTTGGATGCAGCTTTGAAAAG GTGCTTCCCTGAAGGCATTGACATTTACTTTGAGAATGTGGGTGGGAAAATGCTTGATGCAGTGCTTCTAAACATGAGACTACGAGGGCGAATCGCCGCTTGTGGAATGATCTCACAGTACAATCTTGGTCAGCCTGAAGGTGTACATAACTTGTTTAACATTGTTGTTAAGCGAATTCGCATGGAAGGACTGATGGCCTTCGATTATTTTCCCCAATATGCCAAGTTTTTGGATGTCGTGCTGCCCTTTATCCGGGAAAAGAAGGTTGTTTATGTCGAAGACATCGCGGAAGGCCTCGAAAGTGCTCCTGCTGCTCTTGTAGGTTTGTTCAGTGGTCGCAATGTTGGAAAACAAGTAGTTGCAGTTGCTAAGGAGTGA
- the LOC123195955 gene encoding 2-alkenal reductase (NADP(+)-dependent)-like, producing the protein MASDSEVVVNNKQVILKHFANGAPKESDLEVKTSSISLKVEPGSNAVIVKNLYVSCDPLMGNRMKNLGIPGLSYTLESPLEAFGVARVVDSGHSELKTGDLVWGAVGWEEYSLINNTQSLFKIHHTDVPLSYYTGILGMPGITAWAGFYELAAPKKGENVYISAASGAVGQLVGQFAKLMGCYVVGSAGSKEKVEILKNKLGFDDAFNYKEEQDLNGALKRCFPEGIDIYFENVGGKMLDAVLQNMRNHGRITACGMISQYNLRQPEGVHNLMNIVFQRIQMKGFFATDYFHEYAKFLEVVLPLIREGKIIYLEDIVEGLENAPAALVGLFSGRNVGKQVVVVSKD; encoded by the exons ATGGCAAGTGACAGTGAAGTAGTGGTGAACAACAAGCAAGTGATATTGAAGCACTTTGCTAATGGAGCTCCAAAAGAATCAGACTTGGAGGTGAAAACAAGTTCCATTTCTTTGAAAGTAGAACCTGGTTCAAATGCTGTTATTGTCAAGAATCTTTACGTGTCTTGCGATCCTCTAATGGGGAACCGGATGAAGAATCTGGGAATTCCTGGTTTATCTTACACACTTGAATCG CCACTGGAAGCATTTGGAGTGGCTAGAGTTGTGGATTCAGGGCATTCAGAATTGAAGACAGGGGATTTGGTTTGGGGTGCTGTGGGATGGGAAGAATACAGTCTCATCAACAACACTCAAAGTCTCTTCAAAATCCATCACACTGATGTTCCCTTGTCCTATTATACCGGAATTCTTG GCATGCCAGGCATCACTGCTTGGGCCGGTTTCTATGAATTAGCTGCTCCcaaaaaaggagaaaatgtgTACATTTCAGCAGCTTCAGGCGCTGTTGGTCAACTTGTTGGACAATTTGCAAAATTAATGGGCTGCTATGTCGTTGGAAGCGCTGGAAGTAAAGAAAAG GTTGAAATTTTGAAGAACAAGTTGGGATTCGATGATGCTTTCAACTACAAAGAGGAGCAAGACTTGAACGGAGCTTTGAAAAG gtgCTTTCCTGAGGGAATCGACATTTACTTTGAGAACGTAGGAGGAAAAATGCTTGATGCAGTGCTTCAAAATATGAGAAATCATGGTCGAATTACAGCATGTGGAATGATCTCACAATACAATCTTAGGCAGCCTGAAGGTGTTCACAATTTGATGAACATTGTTTTTCAACGGATTCAGATGAAAGGATTCTTTGCCACTGATTACTTTCATGAATATGCAAAGTTTTTGGAGGTTGTGTTGCCTTTGATCCGAGAAgggaaaattatttatcttgaAGACATTGTTGAAGGTCTTGAAAATGCTCCTGCTGCTCTTGTTGGTCTATTTAGTGGTCGCAATGTTGGGAAACAAGTGGTAGTTGTTTCCAAAGACTAA